DNA sequence from the Peptoniphilus sp. GNH genome:
AACGCTGTGTGGGCCAAGGCATCTATTGAAAAATTGGCTGACAGGGGCATTATAAATGGCTACAACGACGGGAACTATTATCCAGGCAAGTACGTGTCTTTTGAAGAAACTGCTAGTTTATTGAAGGGTTTACTAAATCCGACACAAGATGAAATCAGGAAAGCAAAAAGTCAATATGATGATATAGTAAGAAAATATGGGGTTAGCACTTGGGCAATAGAGCCTATATCTTATATGCTCTATAAGGAAATAATGAGTGAAAATGACCTTAAAAAGGCAGAAGCATCAAATTATTTCAAGACCAGGGAAGACAGAGCTTATCCTGAAAGAAATGCGATTACAATCTATTATGCAAAAGCTTTGGGTCTTTCAGCAAATGGAGATCAAAATCTTTTAAAACACACAGACAAGAGTGATATTCCATCTGCTACAAGAGGCTACTTAGCCTCTCTTGTAAAGGCGGATATCTTTGCAGCTACAGGAAGCAATGGAAAGTTTGAAGGAAGAAGACCTATAAGAAGATCAGAGATGGCTTTTATAACAGATAAGTCTTATGAATACGCCAAGGGCAAGACCAAAGTTGAATCAGAAGTGACTACCAACGGAAGAGTAATGACAGATGTCAGCGAAGGCGCTACCACTATTTTGGTAAAATTGGATAGCAGATCTAATGCTGCTATATTTACAGTAAATGAAAAGACCAAGGTAGAATGCAAGGGCTATACAGCAAAACTTCAAGACCTCTATAAAGATCTACAAGTAAAGGTGACTTACAAGACAGAAGACACGGGTTCTGACAATTTGGGAACTGCTACAAAAATTGAAATCATAGATTCCAATTACCAAGGCTCCAAGATTGTAGGCTATGCAAGAAATGTCAATGCAAGCTATGGTAGAATCACAATAGATTATAGGAAAAACTACTCTAATTCAGATGAAGTGGCAACTTCTAGCTATCTGTCATCTTATGATACACAAGAATATGTGCTAGCAAGAGATGCAAAGATTTATAGAGTTGGAGATGTATATAATAACAATCTTGTAAATGTGCAAAATGGAGACAGAATTGAATACAAACTAAATTCTGCAAAAGAGATAACAGAAGCCTATGTTTATCCAAGAAATGCTAAAATCACAGGCGAAGTTGTAGAAACAAGTTCTAACTCGGGCATCAGCGGATATGCAAATTATGTAGTCTTGATGCAAAATGGAACAAAATTCAAATTCTACATCCCAGATTCCATGAAAGATAAGCCGGTTTATTCATCTTTCGCAGTTTCAAGAACCTACTCAACCCTATCCAAGGGAGACAAGCCTACATTTGATATTAACTACAAAGTAATAGTTGGAGAAAATGGCTATGGTAACTACGACAGGAGAGGTAGAGTTACAAATTATTCAGATTATGGAAGAATTTATGTAGATAATTATGAATACCAAATCCCAGTTGATAGAGATGGATATATAACTTGCCCAGTATATGATAAAAACAATG
Encoded proteins:
- a CDS encoding S-layer homology domain-containing protein, producing the protein MKKTKKAASLVLAALLLVPGAAFAKSFPDVQTNAVWAKASIEKLADRGIINGYNDGNYYPGKYVSFEETASLLKGLLNPTQDEIRKAKSQYDDIVRKYGVSTWAIEPISYMLYKEIMSENDLKKAEASNYFKTREDRAYPERNAITIYYAKALGLSANGDQNLLKHTDKSDIPSATRGYLASLVKADIFAATGSNGKFEGRRPIRRSEMAFITDKSYEYAKGKTKVESEVTTNGRVMTDVSEGATTILVKLDSRSNAAIFTVNEKTKVECKGYTAKLQDLYKDLQVKVTYKTEDTGSDNLGTATKIEIIDSNYQGSKIVGYARNVNASYGRITIDYRKNYSNSDEVATSSYLSSYDTQEYVLARDAKIYRVGDVYNNNLVNVQNGDRIEYKLNSAKEITEAYVYPRNAKITGEVVETSSNSGISGYANYVVLMQNGTKFKFYIPDSMKDKPVYSSFAVSRTYSTLSKGDKPTFDINYKVIVGENGYGNYDRRGRVTNYSDYGRIYVDNYEYQIPVDRDGYITCPVYDKNNAQINGYVKLSSILGYNVSLSVRNNGSSNVPSVYYLKIEDYYNGSGIQSGRYNRSDVRGEGTISLDSSYMDNYGRRLYKVSLTTLIDNLNGNILNNYLNYEGYVRLTDAEYNSWRINNNRISIKGSTDSSGNFSPNYGYNISRYRDW